The segment attccaCAGTTCATCTGAGTTTCCTTGTGGAAACCTTGTCCTCTTCCCAAAATGATCCTCATGatgatctattttctctttcccttgcaGTTCTGCTTCTCTCTCCCGGTTTCAAGCCTTAAAGGTTCTGTGGAAGTAGGCCCAGAGAAATGACCTGGACAAGTTAATTTGCCCTGAAGTGTGACGGATAGACCCTTCTCCCGCTTTCCCAAACCAGTACCCGATATGGTATTTTTCATGACCATGATCACAAAGAGTTCAGTTCTTTTAAGAGACTTGGGGGTCTCCCAGAGAGCCCTAAGAAGGCATCCTACCATCACACCACATGATATTACCTGCCAAGAGATACCCATCACCATGTGGGGCTTGGAGGAGTCCTTACATGATATATTCAGAATCTTACCGAGAGGGAACCAACTGTTATAATGTCCTAGAAGGCCTTGCCACCATAACAGCAAGAAGGGGAACTTATAGATGCTTGTCAGTGGTGCTTTCATATCCATGAATACTGAATGCTAATCCAAGACAAATGTCCACATAATTCTACGAAAAGCTCCCAAATCATGTACAGGAGCTCAAGCAAAGGCAATGAAAGGAGAACATTATTCTATGCCTTCAGGTTTCCCAGCCCATCCATTATCTGTCACTGAAAAAGCTCTGGAGTTGGCAGTGGACTTAGGTGTGGCCCGGAGGGAGTCTCTGGAGAGAAACATGAGTAGTAACAATTCATGTACCCTAGCAGATATAGCCAACACAGACTTTCGCTATTTTATTTATGCGGTCATGTACACAGTCATCCTGGTGCCTGGTCTTATAGGAAACATACTAGCTCTGTGGGTCTTCTATGGCTATATGAAAGAGACCAAGCGGGCTGTGATCTTCATGATCAACTTGGCCATCGCAGACTTATTACAAGTGCTCTCCTTACCCCTGAGGATCTTCTACTACCTGAACCATGACTGGCCTTTTGGGGAAGGCCTCTGTATGTTTTGCTTCTACCTGAAATATGTGAACATGTATGCCAGCATCTACTTCTTGGTGTGCATCAGCGTGAGGCGGTTCTGGTTCCTCATGTACCCCTTCCGCTTCACCGACTGCAAGAGGAAATGCGATCTGTATGTCAGTATAGCCGGCTGGCTCAGCATCTGCCTCGCctgcctccttttcccctttctccggATCAACCAGGAGAAGGCCAGCAACCGAACCAAGTGCTTCGTGGATCTGCCCACCAGGAACGTGAACTTGGTGCAGTCCATTGTCATGGTGACGGTGGGGGAGCTGGTGGGCTTCATCACCCCTCTCATCATTGTTCTCTACTGTTCCTGGAAGACGGTGTTATCGCTAAAGGAGAAGTACCCGGTATCCCAGGACCTTGGGGAGAAGAAGAAAGCTCTAAAAATGATCTTAACCTGTGCGGCAGTATTCTTGATTTGCTTTGCGCCCTATCATTTCAGCTTTCCCTTAGATTTCTTGGTCAAGGCCAACAAAATCCAAAGCTGCAGGGCCCAGAAGGTGATTCTGATATTCCACTCAGTGGCCTTGTGCTTGGCGAGCCTGAATTCCTGCCTGGATCCAGTCATTTACTACTTTACCACCAATGAGTTTCGGAGGCGGCTGTCCAGACAAGATTTGCAAGACAGCATCCAACTCCATAACAAAAATTATCCAGGCAGCCATGCCTCAACAGTCGGAACAGGACTATGCTGAATGCACTGACTGCCTGCACTGCCTGAAAGCTCAAAGGTTAAGACGACGTTTCACCACCCCAACCAGGGAAAATACAGCAGCAGCACATGTGCCAGTGTCTTCCTTGGTGATGTCCCAGCCAGGCCACGTGGGTGTACGTAGATCCTCCTCTTGGCTCCCATTCAGGACTGAGTACTCTTTCCATCACCTGAGTTGTCTTGACCATCCGTTACATTGCCCAGCAACTCTCTGTAACCCCTGTGCTGTCAATAGCCAGTGTTCGATGGCTCGTCATTCACGTCAACATTCAAGTGACAGAAGAGAATGCCGTGCCATCGATGGAATGAATTTTGTTTATCCCAGAATTGTTTCTAATTTCTACCGTGTTAGGCCATGCGAAGCTATTTGTATTCAGGTGCAATACAATTGTCCAGTTACTCTACCAAACACGGGATTACGATACAGTAAGGTATTTGTGAGAACAGCAGGCTTTTCCAAAGTCAACCAAGGGCTGgccttggagaaaggaagacctgggttccaatcccgctttactagctttgtgaccttggacaagtcacttgccttcTCTGAACACCATCCTCTCCCCCAGGCTATTCTCTGAGACTAAGATTGGGATGAGATTTCAATCTTTATTAAAAGTCAAAGGTCTTCAACAATACACATGATATTTgcaaatgaatcatataaccatttaTTCTATCATTAACTCATACTCCAAACTCATTCAAATTCTGGAACTTGGAGATCTTTGTTTTGCCCCTAACCATTTATCCACCTGTGACCTCCAAACTCAAAAGCACCACATTGCTCCTTTGGGAATATGGGCCCTGGCCACTGCTTTGGCTTCATAGCACAAGGGGAGGCAATGATCGCATTGGAGCAGCTGGTCCCAGCCATGCCTCTTGGGGAACTGTTTCCTATCTTTACCCTACCTCCTGGGAAGAGCTCAGAAGAGCTTTCTGGGAAGCATGGGCCCTTCTACGAGATCTTAATAAAGAAGACGAGACGATGGCTCCCATTTCTATAGCTTGATAGTTTAAAAAACTGAGGTAGGGGTTACATGGGAAGCGAATACAATCTGAGAACACAAGAGGCAGTATGAGGAAAGGGCACTGAACATTGAGTTGGGAGGGCCATCCCTCAATTTGATTCCTTCTCCTAACACTGCCCCCtggggtgatcctggacaagtcccctCTCTGagcttctctttcctcatctgttaaatggggataattccTAGAGGATCAACCTTTTGTTgctatgaggctcaaatgaaattattcatgCAAGATGCTTTGAAACCTTAAAGCCTATCTCTATGTTAAGCCATTACTAGCTGATATGCTACTTTTTCATGCCAAAAAGAAATGCACATTTATGACATAGTGGAAAATTActtccttggagtcaggaagacctggctcaAGTATGGCCCCTGACCCATCTTGGCTGCATgactaggcaggtcacttaacctctcagtgaccCAAGGCAACTCTCTGACACCGTAGCCGAGTTCCCCATATGCATCAGCGGAGGGCAATTCCACCCCAAGAGttccctatattaatgaaattacaAGTTTGGACAAAAACATAACATCTATGGCAGCATATGCTTATCATAAGGAAAGATTGTGTAAAGCACTTGAGggctgggttttcttggcagtacAGGGGATTACTTGAGACACAGGAATTTGAATTTAATAAGTATCATTGCAAAATCAAGCAAACTAGAAAGGAGCCCAAGTATGAGATATTCAGTGGAGTGtttccttaaaaaatgtttttatggcTGCTTTCTGGTTTTACGTCACATTCCTTACCTCCCCTACCAAGCAAACCTTCCCTTGTgtctaaagtatttttaaaaagcagtttagCAAAACCAACAGACGTATTAATAATGTCTGACAGCTTCTACAATATTCCACACACAGAGTCTGCTACTTCTGAATGAAAGGGGGAGGTGCATCTTCTCACCTCTTTTCTAGGAccaagttttatcattttattgatgaagcaTTTGGTTTTGTTGAATTCTCtttgtttacattattgtagtcattgtgcgCATTGTTTGCTTGGggctgcttactttactctgtatcagttcttatAGGTCTTTTGAGGTTTCTCTGATTcctcatatttgttatttctttataACTTCTTCTTATAGTAATATTCCATGACATTTGGGTACCACGATTTGTGATGCAGAGAGCACTATGTCTGGCAGTGGAAAGGGCCAAAGTTTAGCCAAgacacagtccttgccctcatgtGGCAGCTCCATAGCCTTTTGGGGGAATAAGTCACAAACCCAGATAACGCTAATACTCAAAATTGCCTAGGAGGTAAATGGGAAAAGTACAAAGTACTGAGGGCCCTAAGGGTAAGGGGGTCACTAGCTGAAGGAGGCGGGGCAGTGCTAGAATTGGAAAGACCATTGGGAAGAGTAGGCACCCGAGCTGCACTTTAAGCAGAGCAATCCAAACAAGAAGGAAGGCATTGCTATAGCTGTCTCCTTCTCTTTGCATCTCCTTCTACATAGGATCTCAAAACCATGGAATGTTTAAAATTGGAAGGTCTCCTCGAGGCCTTCCAATCCAacctttcttattttacagatgagaaacctgaggacTCATAGATGGCAAATGATCATGTAGTCAGCAAGTGGCAGAGTTAGCAGTTACTACAATAATTAGAGTTACCCAGGGCTCCCGACTCCCATTTACTCTTCCCACAATGCATGGTACTCCCCTACATAGCAATTTTAGCATGGCTCCTGAGGCCTTCTACAACCTGCCTCAACTTACTCTTTAAGATATATActgacctagagttgggagatcctTGGCCTTAAATTCGGCCTCTGATGCTCACTAGGTGTGTAGCTATGGGCAAATTATCCTCTCTGAATAACAACCATAACACCACCTTCCTCCCAGAATCGTTAAGAGAGTAAACAAGAATACGGTTGTAAAttgcttggcaaaccttaaagcactatagtgatgctaactattattattatcattatcaacctcagtgtcctcatctgcaaaatgggaaaaataatagcagctacctcacaGGGTGTCGTGAAGCTCAAGCAAGATGATGCGGGGAAAGTCAAAGTAGAACTCTTTGTCTAGTTATTGATCCCTAGCTTAGGGGGAAAGCCTCTCTGTCACAGTGGAAGGATGTTTGTTTGACTTTTGGTTCCCGAGCCCCTAATCCTGATCTGAACATGAGATGACGTGTCAACAGATTGTGCATTTCACATTTGGGGATCATTGAAATGGCTCGTTCTGCTCACCGCTTACCACTGGGTCTCTAAAGTGGAAACTCCTGTCCCAAGAACCAAGGATTCTTGGCCTGAGTGGGATTCGGGGGGACCTTGGGGGCAAGTGAAGTTCTAGGTCAGAGTTGAAGTTCTTGGGAGACAGCAGTATTAGATTTGGAGTAAGGACTTGGATTTCAATGCCACCTCAAATACTTATTGCCCGTGTGACCTTGACCGAGTGACTTTACATGtctgaaccttggtttcctcctctatataAAAAATGGATCACCTCTACATCCTGTGGGGTTTTTTCATAAAATACTGTGAAAATGTGTAATTTGGGCATAATTTACTGctataatttataaaatgcttttttgcCTCAAAGAGTCTCATTGTGCTACTTACTACCTGCGGGACCTTGGGCGaatcacttcccctctctaggactcagtttcctcatctataaaatgaacaactTGGACTCActggcctctaaggttccttcctgcTCTAGATTTCTGATGTGAGAATAGTCATTGACACTATTGGGGCATCCAGAAATCCTTAGATACGTGATTTCCCAAGCTGAGAAACCTCCCCGCTCGGGGCTGTGCTTCCCCCTTTCCCAGCTACTTGACAGAGAAGGTCCCTCTGTGTTCCCCTGGCCCTTCCCAGGATGGTCAACTTCCATGCTCTGGATCATGTTCCCCCTCAAGCCAAATGGCCTAAGTTTGTTCTGACTTGCCTCTTCTGCAGAGCTATACGTAGCAACTCTGCGACCACTGGTGCCCTCATTTCAGGttggtttttttaatgaattcagttttttaGGGAAGGAAGAGACCTTGGTCCTCAGGACACATGGCCTCCTGTGCAGAGGGAGTCTGGGATGCCACGCTATGGAGAAGAAACAGACCCTGGAACACGAGAGCCCGTGAACGAAGACCCCAGAACACCAGAGGGAGGAAGACCCCTATCTGGTAGCTTCTCATCTCAACTCATCTCAAGGGCAACTCTGGAAGTTTCTAAGTTGCCGAGAATTTGGGTCAGGGGAGCGAGTTCCCCTACGCCAATGAAACCACAGCTTCAGTCCCCGGCCCTCTACTTTCAAAGCATGTGCCGAGTTCGGTCATTTCTCTGTCAGCAGGGTCCTCTTGGTCGAGGGGTGTTGAGGCAGAGAGCCAGCCCTGGCCCTGCTCTGCCTCGTGGCAGAGAGCAGGCTGGTTCCCTCTACCCACTGGTTGGAAGGGCTTCCTGAGGTCTCTCCTTGGCAGCCCGCTCTCTTGTATACAGACAGGCTGGAGGCAGAGAAGCGAGTCAGCCTTGTCAGAGAGAGCTGAGACCAAGCAAAACTGccaaacaggaagaaaaaagacCCATTTCCAGAAAGCCATTTAATCACATGGAATGATAGTCTGTTTTCTAATTGGTATCCGCTTCATTCTTTCCATCTCCTGCAGCGACTGAATCCCCCCTGCCTGGTGGTGGGATGGAGGTGGGCGACGTGCCCTTCCTGGGACACCTGGAGAATGGCTGGAGAGAAGCCTGTACCAAAAAGAGGCTGGAAAGACAGCCTGGCTTCCTGGCTCGGGAGGTTCTGATGCCCGGCCGCGGGCCAAATTGGGAAGTTGGGGAAATGTGTGTTTTTTGGCCCCCGCCTCCCCTTCCTGTGTCCTTTCCTGAATTCTaacccttctctttcccttcctctcctagGGACCCTGGCCAGGGGCTCTCTGGCTAGGAGAATGTCATTTGCGCCAAAGGGTTGGCACTTCCAGGGCCACTGACCCTTCTCAGCACTCCTCACACCCCAGCCCATCTCCTGCTAAGCCTCTCTCTACTCTTGGCCTCCACTCCTCACGAGAAGCTACATGATTGGCTAGTAGCAGCCCCGACTGGTGGTCAATCCAGTGGCAAGGGGACGGGGAGCCACCTGGTTTTTGCCCTGAATGGACGAGTGGCTCTGGTGGTTTCTGGAACACTGTTTAGAGGAGAATCTCAGTTTGCATTTTGGCCCCAGCAGGGCCCAAGAGGGCAACTGTTAGCCTCCCAGGCACTGGTTTCTAGGTTTGGACAGGCTCTGAAAGCCTCCTCCTCTTCTGGCCCATGGCTCCTTGGACTTGGTTTCCAACAGTTGGCATTGGATTTGTTTCAAACCTGGACGAGGAGGGTTCTGTGCCCACACAAGCCAAAATGTGTTCTGAGGAAGCAGACGGGGAAGGtccccaggattgttgtgatttagagagagagaaaagatgggcTTCCCCAGGGGGGATCCTGATGAGTGACATTCCCAAGTGAGGGCCAACGAACCCTTTGGTCATTCACAAAGCCCCAGTTAATGGAGACTTTCAGGTGAGAGTTAGAAAAGCTCTCAGCTTCTTTCTCAGGGAGGCCACATTCTGCTCCATCTTAGAATGAGGACACACCGTCCCTAATTTCGCTCTTACTGCAGTACCACAATGCCCACCACAACTCTGGGAAGAAGACAGCGCAAGTACTATTGCCCTCCTGTTAGAGAGGGGGGATTCGAGGCTCAGGGTCAACAGAGCcatgacttgaacccaggacctttgacTCCGAATCCAGGATTCCTTGGAGTTCAGGGTTTGGAGCCTTTTAAGGGCAGGAAAACTCcgatttccctcctttccttactACAACCCcaaagtcaaggaaaaaaaaacccagagcgTTAACACACAACACATTTAACTAGAACAGTTTGCCCAATAGTATGCGTATGCCCATATGTGCTGAGGCTCTGAGTTCCAACTCGAGCCTTGAGTGGCTGGCAGAGCCATTACTAAAGCCAAGTGACCGGATGTCGGGCCTGAGGTGGCAAATTCTGAGGGCTTTTCAGCCTCTCGGGAAGAAGGTGAGAGGGTAGCTGAGTGGCGCGGAGGAGCTGCCGTGGGGCAGTCTGGTGGCAAGGCGGTAAGAGCCGGTTCCATCTCATGGGCTCATGTTGGTGAGGGGAAGGGAAAGCAGAAGTCTTGCCCGGTTTACCTACGAAGTGGGAGAACCATAGAGCTCGTCCAAGTCTACAGcccttattttatacatgaggagaCTAAGGCTCAGAGACTTGGCCTGAAGTCATGCAAGtgacagtcaggatttgaacacaagtccccATCTTACAATTACAGAACTCCTTTCAGTTCCACACTGGCTTAATTCCCACCCAGAATGCAAACCCATGAAATCTTTTCCCTCAGGGCCAACTGTGGCAGGCCAGTTTCCTGAGCAGTCTTAACCTAACCGGACGAAGAAGAAAGGCGGTGGCGGGTACCTACATCTGCCGCCCACTGCCCCACTTTCCACCATCCCGCCCTGAGTTTGGCCCATGCTAGGCTTCTGCTCCCTGTAACGAGGGCCGTGGGACCAGTATGTCTGGTAAAGCCCAAGAGGCTCCATTCCCACTCAGTTGCACAAATTGTGCCAGGCCAAATGGGCTGGTGGTCAGAAAGGGCTGGCACCCTCCGAGTGAGCCTTGACCATATCCAAGAAGGCCACTTCTCTGATCGGAGGCTTCCTCCTCTGCACTAGATGGCTTTCAAGAGCCCTTCCACGTTTAGGGCTAGAAGGCTACGCTCTCTTCTAGTTCTGGCACTCAATGATTCTATAATCCTGTGTTCCCTGCTCTAGGCAGTGCCGTTCCAAAGCAAGTTGAGTATAAACTCAAACGTCCTGGAGGAAGAGCAGCTCCCTCTCCACCCCGAAAATAACAGCGACAACAATAACTAGGAATACTCCCGCTAAGAGCTCTCATTCCTCTAGTCCGGTGGACTCTTCATCCTTCTCGCTTTGATTCCCATAACTTTCCAGTCCTTGACTTCTAGCAGAGAGACGTCCCATTCTTACTCTCCAACTTGGTAATAATAAGCTCGCAGTTCTTACATGATCTCATCCATGTGACCATTCCCTCCTTTGGTGCTGATCACAACACACCCACATCTTCTCATCCAGGAGGCTTCTTGTGCCTGTTCTCCCATGGAGACTCCCCAGAAGATTTCTCCCAAATTTGAAAGGTCTTCCTCTGGGTCTCTTGGCATTCTGTGAGCACCAGTACACACCATCTGTCATCATCATCCCTCGATCTCACCACATGTCTGGCGCACCTCCTTTTCCGATGATACATTTCCCCTATTACTGTGGAGGGCACCGCCATCCTCCGAGTGTGCCAGGCTCAAAACTTGGGAATCGTTCTCAActgctccttctctctccccaccccacatcCAATCCGCTGCCAAGGCCGGTTGTTTTTATCTTTGCAGCTTCCCTCATCCCCACAGCTACCGTTTGATGAGTCTCTGACATGCGACTTGGATTCTTTGGGGATTGTGATGATCCAAGAATCTTAAGTACACAGAATCGGTGAGATAAATACCATTTCTGCTTCAGAGATGGGTCTCTTTCaacattctttttgaaaaaaaaaattattaagtgcaAGATTATATACAAAATGTTAAATGCTGTTCATTATTGAACGTTGAAGTACAAATTATCTACGATCACTTTGTCcgataaataattggaaaaaatgccAAAGAATGAATTGGTATCGTATTTGAGTATCTGCTAAGTGCTGTGGAGGTCTCTGACCTAAGTATTGTTATCTCTTTTGCCACCCATttcctctgtgaccttggccaagtcacttaacctctctagactCCAGTTCCAGTTCTGTAAAAAGAGGAGATTGGACCTCTGAGGTCCCGTCCAGCACGAATCTCTGATCCCATGAGCTTAtgattcctgttttacagatgtaTCTTGCCCCGGGTCACAAAACTTAGAAATACCTTCCAGAGCCAGAATTCCATGCCAAGCCTCCTTCTATTCCATGACCCATTAATCATCATCGGCATCATCCCCATTAACAGCGAAAGTCCATTAAGAGCCTGGATGAGCTGGGGCCCTTTGCCAGGTGTTGGGGCCCCATTGGTCCCTGGCCTCAAGGGAGTGTTGGGGAAAGGGGACAttgaaataaaaagttaaagaacACTCCTAGACAGCACGTGCTCAGTGGCCCCTGGGTAACCCATGAACAGGTAAAATGGTAGTCATTCATTCCGGAGCCTGGTATTTAGTTTAGCTAATTATTTACACCTTTTGAAGGGCATTGACACAgaacaaaggggaaagagaggaaatgcAAAAGGGTTAGAAGGGCTGTCAGGTGTGACTCTAAGCTCATACTCTCTCCAGGAGCTCAGGAGCTCAAGAGCTGGAGGAGATCTTCAAGGGTCACAAAGGGAGCCTTGGCATTGCTAAGTTACTAGTGACTCAGAacaaggaaatgacttgcccaaggtcacacagccggTAGTTGgcaaagccatatttgaactctggtctctgTGTATTCCAGAGcctccagggctctttccactataccatcgGAACCATACCAGGGTTCTAGCTGACTAATGCAAACTCAAGATGGCCCACAGGCCTATAAGACCAGGAAGATGGAATTGGAGCCAAGACTGGAAATGTGACTCTTGGCCCTGAGAAGTCACTTCTTCAGGCTACTGTTTTCCATAGCTATTTTTCTGGTCTGTGTTTACAGTTAGGCAGCCCACAAAGGGTAAGTCACAGTGTTGTGACAAATAGGAGCCTAGGATTCAAATCTCAGCCATTacatttaccagctgtatgaTCATGGCCAagagtctttaacactcaacgaatgaatgaaaaagcacttattaagcacttcctgtatgcaaagtactgtgctaagcagtgggaATATGAACAGAAGAGGAAGACAGTCTCTGACCTccaggaactcatattctaataggagagacttcaagtcagatggaaaggtcccatgaTCCTTAGGGTCTAGTGGCAAAGCCAACGATAACTCCTCTTCAttcatgtcatttccactgatatcAGTTTCTGGTGTTGAACTATTTGATGGTATCAAGGATTTGGGGagtaagaactttcttttctacgTATTCAACAGCTGTGGCTGCAGCCCTACAGGATATGGCCAGGCTAAATCTCCACAGAGGCTTTCTGGGATGGTGGCTGAAGGTACTGGGCTGGAAGTATGGCTATCCCAAGGCTCTTAGGTTCAGGGTCCTGGGCTGTCTCCAATGGGTCTGAGGGAAGAGGATGGTTAGGATGGTGGCAGTGCTTCTGTGGCTAGCCTGGCACCTGCTGCTTCCTGGGTCCACCTCGGGGTGCCCTGTTATTTCAGAGAGGCTGACCTGCCTGCCCTGTGTGTGGTCATTGGTCATCGGTGGGTGGTGATGGCTGGTCCCATCTCCATAGGAAATGAAGATGATCGTTCCCCGACAAGACCAGTGATCTTGGAGGTGCTGCTACTGCCAGGACTCCTGTGCCCATCCCTCAGCTTCCTGAACTATAAAACGAGAACAATAAACAATACCTAAGCTATCTGTCTTTCAGGGCTACCATGAAGAAAGTGCCTTGTAAGCTTTAAGACGCTAGAGAAATTGGAATGGCCACTTATTAGCAAATGGGCTGATGGTCCCAACCAAGTAGCCTCTTCCTGCTGCTCAGTTTCTGTAGCTATTGtaagtttataaaacactttcatacacacatgtatgtgtgtctaAGAGGACGTGGATCTGTTTgtgtatatttctatatgtacatataaagtatacatacgtgtatatatatatatatatatatgtatgtgctaTTAAAGCTTTAAAACTGCGTGTTTTGTtgcagcttttaaaaaaagaataactgtCATTTTCCGCTATCTCTTCCCATACCCCCACAACAAAAGCTCCAAAGCAACATTTTGGTCATGGATGATCACTAGAGGCCTCACTCCATACCCCTTAGCCACCGCCTCTCTGACAAGAGGCAAGAGGTATGCTTCGGTCTTTTAGCCTTTTGAAATCCAACTTAATCGCTGGACTGATCAGATTTGGGAGACTTGTGGCTACCGTGT is part of the Gracilinanus agilis isolate LMUSP501 chromosome X, AgileGrace, whole genome shotgun sequence genome and harbors:
- the GPR174 gene encoding probable G-protein coupled receptor 174, giving the protein MKGEHYSMPSGFPAHPLSVTEKALELAVDLGVARRESLERNMSSNNSCTLADIANTDFRYFIYAVMYTVILVPGLIGNILALWVFYGYMKETKRAVIFMINLAIADLLQVLSLPLRIFYYLNHDWPFGEGLCMFCFYLKYVNMYASIYFLVCISVRRFWFLMYPFRFTDCKRKCDLYVSIAGWLSICLACLLFPFLRINQEKASNRTKCFVDLPTRNVNLVQSIVMVTVGELVGFITPLIIVLYCSWKTVLSLKEKYPVSQDLGEKKKALKMILTCAAVFLICFAPYHFSFPLDFLVKANKIQSCRAQKVILIFHSVALCLASLNSCLDPVIYYFTTNEFRRRLSRQDLQDSIQLHNKNYPGSHASTVGTGLC